A segment of the Bacteroidales bacterium genome:
CATAAATATCCGTTAGGATTCCAAACCACATTAAATAATGGCAACATCACGTGTGGAGTCTGAATACCTGTAATCCCATGAGTAATTCCACCGGGATAATCCGGGTTGTTTATTCCGCATTCAAAAGCATTTTCCTGCAAGTGGCAAGTGGCGCAACTCATCATGGAGTCAGGATGAGAACGTCCTCCAAAACGGCCGTCATAAAATAAATAACGCCCAAGTTCTATTCCTTCCACAGTCATTGGGTTGTCTGAGGGGATATTCATATCTGTTGGAAAATACCATGGTCTTTGAATGGTATATGGTGTGGGGTTATAAACTTCTTCTTCAGGTTCAGGTTCCGGCTCATTTTTTTTACAAGAATAGATAATCAAAAAAATTCCCAAAATGAAGAATGCTGTTAAAATAATCCATGATATATTATAAAGTTTATTTAATGTCATTTTTTATTTACTATTAAAAAATTTCATAACATTATAAGGAACTCGGAAAAATGTTTAGAGAAATGCGAATTCATTGTAAAGATAGCTATTTTTTTATAGGGGGATGCTAATTTTGAAGTGCTGAAAGAAAAAAAATAACCATAAACAGGCAGTTACGATGAACATGTTTTGAGAAATATCCGAGAAATACTTTTCATTGATGGAATTAAATATTTCAAATTAAACTTTTATCATTAAAAAAATTAAAAAAATACACCAGCATTTTTACCTTTGCATTTTAAAACAGAAATATGGATAATAAATTTGATGGAATTTCAAAATAAAAATGATTATGAAAACAAAAGACAAAGCTTTTAACACCAAAGTAATTCACTCGGGAACATTGGATGATATGTATGGCAGCGCCACCGTACCTATATATCAGACGTCAACTTTTAAATTTAAAAATGCCCAGCATGGCGCTGATTGCTTTTCAGGAAAAAGCGATGGATATATTTATACTCGTATCGCAAATCCTACCATCAGGGCTTTTGAAAAAAATATCGCAGTGTTGGAGAATGGTTATGACGGGATAGCCACCAGCTCTGGCATGGCAGCTATTAACAGTGTTTACATGGCTTTGTTAGGTGCCGGAAGCCATATTGTCAGTTCGGAAGCAGTTTATGGCCCCGCCAGAGGTGTTCTGGAACAGGATTATTCACGCTTTGGCGTTGAAGCTACTTTTGTGAATACTTCAAATCTGGAAAACATTATTAAGGCTATCAGGCCTAATACAAAAGTCTTGTATGTGGAAACCCCTGCAAATCCCACCATGGACATCACTGATATTAAAGCATGTGCTGAGATTGCCCGAAAAAACAAGCTAATACTTGTTGTAGATAATACATTCTGCTCACCTTATTTGCAAAAGCCTTTGGATTTAGGTGCAGACGTGGTGCTTCATTCGATAACAAAATTTATCAATGGCCATGCGGATATTGTGGGCGGTGTTGTTGTTGCCAAAGACCCGGAAATCTATAAAAAGATACGGCATTGTATGGTTTATTTGGGTTGTAATATGGACCCTACCCAGGCATTTATGGTGCTCAGAGGAGTAAAAACATTGGCAATACGCATTGACCGGGCACAGGAAAATGCTATGAAAGTGGCCGAATTTTTACAATCTCACCCAAAACTTGCATGGGTAAAATACCCGGGATTAAAATCTCATCCGCAATATGAGCTGGCAAAAAATCAAATGTCGGGTTTTGGTTCCATGATGAGCTTCGGACTCAAAGGCGGCTATGAAGCTGGCAAAAAATTAATGGACAATGTTCATCTAGCATTATTGGCTGTTTCGCTGGGAGGTGTAGAAACCCTTATCCAGCATCCTGCATCTATGACTCATGCTGCAGTGAGCAAAGAAGATAAAATAAAGGCAGGTATTACGGATGACTTGGTGAGATTTTCTGTTGGCATTGAAGATGTTAACGATATTATTGAAGACCTGAAGCAGGGTTTGGAAAAAGTATAATAAGCATTTTAGCAGCCTTATATTTGCTATGAAAGGCTTTATACATATTTTATACAGGAAATGGTAAAGGGAAAACCACTGCGGCATTTGGCCTTGCTCTACGTGCTGCCGGTGCAGGGAAAAACGTATATATAGCTCAATTTGTAAAAGGAAAGACCTATAGCGAAATTAAAGCTTTGCGTAAATACCTACCTCAAATTACTGTTGAACAATTCGGGCGGGGATGTTTTATCATTAATGAACCAACCAAAGAGGATATTGATGCAGCTCAAAAAGGATTGCAGATAGTTAAAAACAACCTGCAAAATGGATTATACAATTTGGTCATTTTAGATGAAATATTTATAGCTGTTTATTTCAAATTGATTTCTATTGATGAATTAAGGGAGTTGATTAACCAGAAACCGGAACCAACCGAAATGATATTGACCGGAAGGCACGCCCCACAGGAAATTATGGATGAGGCAGACCTTGTAACAGAGATGAAGGAAATAAAACATTATTATACTAATGGTGTTGAAGCCAGAGAGGGGATAGAATATTAATTTCAATAAAAAAAACTAAAACTGCGTTTTTTAATGAGTAATTATGTAAATTGTAAATGTTGAAATGTAAACAGTATATTTTAACATTTTTGGTGTATAGTATAAAAAAATCATGATTTCTTTTTCCGCTTTAGAAAAAAAATTCAAAGAAATTAATAAAATTTAACTGTAATGTTTAATTTTACAGCTAATTAGATAAATTCTTATTTCCTTTTGAAGAAAAAATTACATAATTTTTTTTTATTAAATGATTCCGGTGTCATCACAATTTTATTGTGCCTGCTATTATTATGGCCATCGGCAATTAAATCCCAGTCGTTTAATTTTATTCATATCAGTGATGTGCATATTTCAGACGGCTCTTTCAATATAGGTAATTATGATGAGAATGGAGAACAATTCTTTTGTAACCTAAAGGAATTTAATTATCTTAATCCTAAACCAGCTTTTGTTGTCGTATCCGGTGATGTTTCAAATATTGGTTCAAAAAGTCCTGATGGGATGTATCCTGCAATTATTCAATACCTTTATCCTCAGGGAGGAATAGTCAATCCGGACAACGGGGCATATTTTATTGATCAGGAACAAACAATTCCTATTTATTTTGTTTCAGGGAATCATGAATATTATGAATCCTGGCTTCTTGCTTTAGATCAGACTAGTGTGTTGGCATATTATCCAATGTATATTGCCCCCGATGTGGATTATGCAATAACACACAATGGCGCTCAAATTTTATTTCTAAGAACAGGCAGTGATTGTTCGTTGGTTGAGGACCCTGAAGATGGAATCGGAATAACTAATGCTCAATGCCAATGGCTCAGATCAACTTTAAATCCTACAGGAGGCACCCC
Coding sequences within it:
- a CDS encoding metallophosphoesterase, producing the protein MKKKLHNFFLLNDSGVITILLCLLLLWPSAIKSQSFNFIHISDVHISDGSFNIGNYDENGEQFFCNLKEFNYLNPKPAFVVVSGDVSNIGSKSPDGMYPAIIQYLYPQGGIVNPDNGAYFIDQEQTIPIYFVSGNHEYYESWLLALDQTSVLAYYPMYIAPDVDYAITHNGAQILFLRTGSDCSLVEDPEDGIGITNAQCQWLRSTLNPTGGTPTNNRKIIVMHHPGAHAAGTEIDGSPNSENVTNPATGSFIENRETFLNICDSNNVDVILSGHKHQFVVADRYGNVVLENWTGGTRYCQTAQCFGGAYRIITVDSNFVYISTPRVVDCMSAGKELLSVADFKIYPNPFSDYAILELAGSEDDIVYKLRIYDVTGREVGSKADIVKGKNMIQRDGLAPGIYFYSLISPDNSTISSRKVIIKD
- a CDS encoding aminotransferase class I/II-fold pyridoxal phosphate-dependent enzyme; this translates as MKTKDKAFNTKVIHSGTLDDMYGSATVPIYQTSTFKFKNAQHGADCFSGKSDGYIYTRIANPTIRAFEKNIAVLENGYDGIATSSGMAAINSVYMALLGAGSHIVSSEAVYGPARGVLEQDYSRFGVEATFVNTSNLENIIKAIRPNTKVLYVETPANPTMDITDIKACAEIARKNKLILVVDNTFCSPYLQKPLDLGADVVLHSITKFINGHADIVGGVVVAKDPEIYKKIRHCMVYLGCNMDPTQAFMVLRGVKTLAIRIDRAQENAMKVAEFLQSHPKLAWVKYPGLKSHPQYELAKNQMSGFGSMMSFGLKGGYEAGKKLMDNVHLALLAVSLGGVETLIQHPASMTHAAVSKEDKIKAGITDDLVRFSVGIEDVNDIIEDLKQGLEKV